One Gaiellales bacterium genomic window, GTGAACGGCTCCGAGACGCCGGTGATGCGCCTGCAGCGCCGCATGGCGGTTGCGCTGCGGCGGCCCGAACCGGACGAGTTCGTCGCGCTGTGCCACCCGGAGATCGAGTTCCAGACCTACGGGCTCGGGTCTCGCCAGCTGCACGGCATCGGCGAGATCCTCGAGTGGTGGCGGACGATGCGCGATGCCACCGCCTACCGCGTCACGATCAGCTCCGTCGCCCCGCTCAGTGACCGTGTGGTCTTGATCGACGGCCGCATCCAGTTCGAGCGTGAGGGCTGGGTCACCGACCGAGAGGCGCACTGGGTGATGATCGAGCGGGACGACCTTGCCTGGCGGTACCGACCGGTCGCAGATCGGGCAGCGGCCGTCGAGTTCGCACGGTCGGTGGGCGCGCTCGAGCCGTAACCGGGTCAGGCCCTCGAGGAGAGCGCCTCGCTGCGCGTTTCGAAGACCGGGATGCGGTCGGCGACGCGGGTGAGCTCGAGCAGGCGGCGCGGGCGTCCGCCAGACGGTGCGACGAAGGCATAGGTGCCGTCGTTCGCGGCTGCTCGGGCATGTCCGCCGAGCAGCACGCCGAGGATCGTCGAGTCCATGAAATCGGTCCCGGTCAGATCCACGACGACGTGGCCGCCGCCGGCCGCCACGCGCTCCAGTTCGGTCGCGAGCGGCTCGCGGGTGGTGAGGTCGTGCTCGCCGAGCACGCGAACCACCCAGGCGCCTCCCTCGTCCTCGACCGCAATCTGTCCGGGTTCGTCCGCCACAGCGGGACGGAGCTTATCCCCACCGGCCCCGGAGGCCAGCGCCCTGGCTCGCGGTGGGACGGTATCGTCGGTGCTTCCATGCCCCCCGACGCCCTTCGACCGCAGACGACCAGGCATGAGTCGCGCGCGCCGCTTCCCCGGCTGCTCCGCCGAGGCTGGCTGGGGCCACAGTGGCGGATCGCGGTGGCGCTGGCGGGGGTCGTGGCGGCCGCGTCGTTCGCGCTGCTGCTGCGGTGGGAGGGAGACCCGACCTCGTGGAAGGGAGCAGTCGGCGGCGTTGAGGCCGTGATCGCGATGACGGCCGGGCTGCTGGCGGGGCGCTATCTCGGGATGGCAGTCGGGCTTGTCGGCGGGCTGTTGTTCCTATGGGTGATCGGGTACCACGAGCCTCCCGATCCGGTGCTGTACGGCGTGCCGCTGCTCGTGATCTGG contains:
- a CDS encoding nuclear transport factor 2 family protein; translated protein: MSDQVNGSETPVMRLQRRMAVALRRPEPDEFVALCHPEIEFQTYGLGSRQLHGIGEILEWWRTMRDATAYRVTISSVAPLSDRVVLIDGRIQFEREGWVTDREAHWVMIERDDLAWRYRPVADRAAAVEFARSVGALEP
- a CDS encoding STAS domain-containing protein, with product MADEPGQIAVEDEGGAWVVRVLGEHDLTTREPLATELERVAAGGGHVVVDLTGTDFMDSTILGVLLGGHARAAANDGTYAFVAPSGGRPRRLLELTRVADRIPVFETRSEALSSRA